From Carassius gibelio isolate Cgi1373 ecotype wild population from Czech Republic chromosome B21, carGib1.2-hapl.c, whole genome shotgun sequence, the proteins below share one genomic window:
- the LOC127986315 gene encoding uncharacterized protein LOC127986315 isoform X1 — translation MADECLHSVQLELEAVGKQIRDLEQRQAELRERRAALESSRADAHKSGVSIQRAVNSPTTSTPCVSLRRPGAPRTRSSQMSFTATPGHHGPWVHPQRRMRAGSRATTSPPPAFEISIQNRFAPLRETGRDAVIIGDSIVRHVSATLAEGKVHTHCLPGARVLDVSAQIPAILKDDESPRAVVLHAGVNDTTLRQTETLKRDFRSLIETVRSTTPAATIVVSGPLPTYRRGHERFSRLFALNEWLLSWCKEQKLLFVNNWNLFWERPRLFRADGLHPSRVGAELLSDNISRTLRSM, via the coding sequence atggcggatgaatgtctccactctgtgcagctcgagctcgaggccgtggggaagcagattcgcgacctggaacagaggcaggccgagctgagagagcggagagccgcgctggaatcatcccgggctgacgctcacaagtccggggtaagtatacagcgtgctgttaacagtcccaccacgtctactccgtgtgtttctctgcgcaggcccggtgcacccaggacgcgatcttcccagatgtccttcactgcgacgccgggacaccacggaccctgggtgcatccacagcggaggatgcgagccgggtcccgggcgacgacatctccccctcctgccttcgagatctccatccagaaccgcttcgctcccctccgcgagacaggacgcgacgctgtgatcatcggagactccatcgtccgacacgtaagtgctacgttagccgaaggtaaagtgcacactcattgtttgcctggtgctcgtgttctcgatgtttctgcgcagatacccgcgatcctgaaggacgacgagagcccgagagcggtcgtgcttcacgccggggttaacgacaccacgctgcggcagacggagacgctgaagagggacttcaggagcctgatcgagacggttcgcagcacgacgcccgcggcgacgatcgtcgtgtcaggaccactgcccacgtatcgacgaggacacgaaaggttcagtagactttttgctttaaatgaatggttgttgtcatggtgtaaagaacagaaactgctatttgttaataactggaatcttttctgggagcgtcctaggctgtttcgcgctgatggattacaccccagtcgagtcggagcggagcttctctctgacaacatctccaggacacttcgctccatgtga
- the LOC127986315 gene encoding uncharacterized protein LOC127986315 isoform X2 yields MADECLHSVQLELEAVGKQIRDLEQRQAELRERRAALESSRADAHKSGVSIQRAVNSPTTSTPCVSLRRPGAPRTRSSQMSFTATPGHHGPWVHPQRRMRAGSRATTSPPPAFEISIQNRFAPLRETGRDAVIIGDSIVRHIPAILKDDESPRAVVLHAGVNDTTLRQTETLKRDFRSLIETVRSTTPAATIVVSGPLPTYRRGHERFSRLFALNEWLLSWCKEQKLLFVNNWNLFWERPRLFRADGLHPSRVGAELLSDNISRTLRSM; encoded by the exons atggcggatgaatgtctccactctgtgcagctcgagctcgaggccgtggggaagcagattcgcgacctggaacagaggcaggccgagctgagagagcggagagccgcgctggaatcatcccgggctgacgctcacaagtccggggtaagtatacagcgtgctgttaacagtcccaccacgtctactccgtgtgtttctctgcgcaggcccggtgcacccaggacgcgatcttcccagatgtccttcactgcgacgccgggacaccacggaccctgggtgcatccacagcggaggatgcgagccgggtcccgggcgacgacatctccccctcctgccttcgagatctccatccagaaccgcttcgctcccctccgcgagacaggacgcgacgctgtgatcatcggagactccatcgtccgacac atacccgcgatcctgaaggacgacgagagcccgagagcggtcgtgcttcacgccggggttaacgacaccacgctgcggcagacggagacgctgaagagggacttcaggagcctgatcgagacggttcgcagcacgacgcccgcggcgacgatcgtcgtgtcaggaccactgcccacgtatcgacgaggacacgaaaggttcagtagactttttgctttaaatgaatggttgttgtcatggtgtaaagaacagaaactgctatttgttaataactggaatcttttctgggagcgtcctaggctgtttcgcgctgatggattacaccccagtcgagtcggagcggagcttctctctgacaacatctccaggacacttcgctccatgtga
- the LOC127986315 gene encoding uncharacterized protein LOC127986315 isoform X3 yields the protein MSFTATPGHHGPWVHPQRRMRAGSRATTSPPPAFEISIQNRFAPLRETGRDAVIIGDSIVRHVSATLAEGKVHTHCLPGARVLDVSAQIPAILKDDESPRAVVLHAGVNDTTLRQTETLKRDFRSLIETVRSTTPAATIVVSGPLPTYRRGHERFSRLFALNEWLLSWCKEQKLLFVNNWNLFWERPRLFRADGLHPSRVGAELLSDNISRTLRSM from the coding sequence atgtccttcactgcgacgccgggacaccacggaccctgggtgcatccacagcggaggatgcgagccgggtcccgggcgacgacatctccccctcctgccttcgagatctccatccagaaccgcttcgctcccctccgcgagacaggacgcgacgctgtgatcatcggagactccatcgtccgacacgtaagtgctacgttagccgaaggtaaagtgcacactcattgtttgcctggtgctcgtgttctcgatgtttctgcgcagatacccgcgatcctgaaggacgacgagagcccgagagcggtcgtgcttcacgccggggttaacgacaccacgctgcggcagacggagacgctgaagagggacttcaggagcctgatcgagacggttcgcagcacgacgcccgcggcgacgatcgtcgtgtcaggaccactgcccacgtatcgacgaggacacgaaaggttcagtagactttttgctttaaatgaatggttgttgtcatggtgtaaagaacagaaactgctatttgttaataactggaatcttttctgggagcgtcctaggctgtttcgcgctgatggattacaccccagtcgagtcggagcggagcttctctctgacaacatctccaggacacttcgctccatgtga
- the LOC127986313 gene encoding trimeric intracellular cation channel type B-like, which yields MDVFGFLNLNELALGLSNLSMFPYFDMAHYIISVMSLREQPGALEVSQRSPFACWFSSMLYCFGGAVLSALMMADAPVAPLTNTTNLLLASLMWYLVFYCPLDAVFSLASVFPVRLVLTVMKEVTRTWKVLGGVTQAGRKYKDGLFVMIAVGWAKGAGGGLLRNFEQLVRGVWRPETNELLKMTYPTKVTLLGSVLFSLQQCHFLPIQTHHLIFIYTLFIVTNKTRMMLLGSSSYPFSAVESLIYNTLFVRPLTFSPLSDSTPSCLSSPINKPNGSASNKPDQSDPKDAESSKKTD from the exons ATGGACGTGTTCGGCTTTCTCAATCTAAACGAGCTCGCTCTGGGGCTGTCAAACCTCTCCATGTTCCCCTACTTCGACATGGCGCATTATATCATATCAGTGATGAGTCTGAGAGAGCAGCCAG GAGCGCTGGAGGTCTCTCAGCGGAGTCCGTTCGCCTGCTGGTTTAGTTCGATGCTGTATTGTTTCGGAGGAGCTGTTCTCTCAGCGCTGATGATGGCAGACGCTCCGGTCGCACCACTGACCAACACCACCAACCTGCTGCTCGCCTCACTGATGTG gtatCTGGTGTTCTACTGTCCTCTGGATGCCGTGTTCTCGCTGGCGTCTGTGTTCCCCGTGCGTCTGGTCTTGACGGTGATGAAGGAAGTGACCCGCACCTGGAAGGTTCTGGGCGGAGTCACACAAGCAGGAAGGAAGTACAAAGACGGTCTGTTTGTGATGATCGCGGTGGGCTGGGCTAAAG GAGCCGGAGGAGGACTCTTGAGGAACTTTGAGCAGCTGGTGCGAGGCGTCTGGAGACCGGAAACCAACGAGCTCCTGAAGATGACATA cccgACCAAGGTGACTCTGCTGGGGTCGGTTCTGTTCTCTCTCCAGCAGTGTCACTTCCTCCCGATCCAGACGCATCATCTGATCTTCATCTACACGCTCTTCATCGTCACCAACAAG ACGCGGATGATGTTGTTGGGCTCATCGTCGTATCCGTTTTCAGCGGTGGAGTCCCTGATCTACAATACTCTGTTTGTCCGACCTTTGACCTTTTCACCTCTGAGCGACTCGACCCCGAGCTGCCTCTCTTCTCCGATCAACAAACCAAACGGATCGGCTTCCAACAAACCGGACCAAAGCGACCCCAAAGACGCAGAGAGCAGCAAAAAGACGGACTGA